TCTTAATTGTTCAACTGATATTTTAATCTTCTCGTAATCATCCAGCAGGTTGACGTCGAGCACGTGCTTTGCCTTGCTGTAATAAGGCTCACGTTGTGCTAATTGTTCACGTATAAAGACCTGCACTTCATCGGCTGTTTTATTCAAGAGGAGAGGTCTTATGGTTTTTCCCATCTTCAAATGTCCGTAGAGAACCTCGGGCGTTGCTTTCAGATAGACCGTCTCTCCCTGCCTGTTCATGTAGTCGATATTGTCGAAAAAGCACGGCGTTCCACCGCCACAGCTGATGATAATGTCTTCAAATTCGGCCACCTCATGCAGCATGTTATGCTCTATTTTGCGAAAACCTGCTTCACCACGTTCATCGAAAATCGCCTTCACAGTCTTGTGCATGCGGCTTTCTATGTACCAATCGAGGTCATAGAAAGGCATGCGCAGTTCTTTGGCGAGGGCTTTCCCGACAGTTGTTTTGCCGGCACCCATGTATCCGATGAGTATGATTCGCCTCATTTACTTCCTTTTCCTACCTTTCGGTTCGGGTGCATTGTTCACGATTTCCATACATTCTGCGTAGCTCAGTTCGGCTGCTTTCTCGTGTAAAGCCTTTGGCATGCGGTAGTTCTTACCGTCATATGCGATGTAAGGGCCATAGCGACCGTTGAGCACTTCGAGTTTAGCGTCCTCGTCGAAAGCCTTGATATGTCGCTTCTGTTCCTGTTCGCGCTTTTCTCCAATGAGTTGAATGGCCTCTTCAAGTGTTACTTTCATGGGGTCAGTTCCCTTGGGGAGAGACACATATTTCTTGTTATGCATCACGTAAGGACCAAAGCGTCCGGCACCGATTACTACGTCGCTGCCTTCAAATTCGCCGATAGTGCGCGGCAGTTTGAATAGTTCCAAGGCCTCTTCGAGCGTTATTGTCTCAATGCTTTTGTCGCTCGGGAGCTGTGAAAAGCGCGGTTTTTCCGTGTCATCTGCAGACCCAATCTGAACTACCGGGCCAAATCTTCCGATCTTAACAAACACAGGTTTGCCTGTCTCGGGCTCTTTTCCGAGTTGTCGTTCGCCTGCTTTGTGCTCCGAACGGGCGTTCATCACCTTGTCAACCGTAGGCTCAAAGCTCTTGTCGAAGACTTTCATCATCGTGTTCCACTCCTCTTTTCCTTCGGCAATCCGGTCGAACTGCTGCTCTACTTTGGCTGTAAAGTTGTAGTCCATGATATCAGGGAAGTTGGCCATCAGAAAGTCATTGACGACTATTCCGATATCCGTTGGCAGCAGTTTTCCCTTTTCACTGCCCACCATCTCCTTGCGTTCGCGGCTCGTTACTTTCGTTCCTTTCAGCGTATCGACAGTATATGTGCGCTCTTCTCCCTTTTTATCGCCCTTCTGAACATACTCACGTTGCTGTATCGTCGATATAGTTGGAGCATAGGTTGACGGACGTCCGATGCCCAATTCTTCGAGTTTATGTACCAAACTGGCTTCCGTGTAGCGGATTGGACCCATGCTGAAGCGTTCTGTGGAAGTGATTTCGCGGCGTTCAAGCACATTACCCACCTGCATTACCGGCAGCATGTGCGTAGCTTCTTCCTGGTTGTTGTCGTCTTCATCGGTTGATTCGCGGTACACTTTCAGGAAGCCATCGAAGGTAACTACCTCACCGTTGGCAATGAACTTGGCCTGACTGCCGGCGATATCTATGGTTACCGTGGTCTTGTCAATCAGCGCATCAGCCATCTGACTGGCTGCTGTTCGCTTCCATATCAGTTCATAAAGCCGCTTCTCCTGTGCTGTTCCGTCAATCTCTGTTTGGCTCATAAAGGTCGGACGGATAGCTTCATGCGCTTCCTGTGCACCCTTTGCATGCGTGTGATAGTTGCGGGTTTTGCTGTATTCCTTGCCCCAAAGCTTGATAATCTCATCCTTGCTGGTGTTGATTGCCAATGAAGAAAGGTT
The nucleotide sequence above comes from Segatella oris. Encoded proteins:
- a CDS encoding shikimate kinase, which translates into the protein MRRIILIGYMGAGKTTVGKALAKELRMPFYDLDWYIESRMHKTVKAIFDERGEAGFRKIEHNMLHEVAEFEDIIISCGGGTPCFFDNIDYMNRQGETVYLKATPEVLYGHLKMGKTIRPLLLNKTADEVQVFIREQLAQREPYYSKAKHVLDVNLLDDYEKIKISVEQLRNMLCL
- the topA gene encoding type I DNA topoisomerase produces the protein MQENLVIVESPAKAKTIEKFLGEDYKVMSSYGHIRDLKKKELSIDPKTLEPDYEIPDEKKKLVSELKSNAKKAKKIWLASDEDREGEAISWHLCEVLGLDEAKTNRIVFHEITKSAILDAIKSPRHLNMDLVNAQQARRVLDRLVGFKLSPVLWRKVKPALSAGRVQSVAVRLIVEREREIQAFHSEPYYRVNALFGITNADGSQSEVKAELDTRFKTHGEAVAFLEQCKDAKFTVSNITKKPLRRTPAPPFTTSTLQQEAARKLGFTVSQTMMVAQRLYESGRITYMRTDSVNLSSLAINTSKDEIIKLWGKEYSKTRNYHTHAKGAQEAHEAIRPTFMSQTEIDGTAQEKRLYELIWKRTAASQMADALIDKTTVTIDIAGSQAKFIANGEVVTFDGFLKVYRESTDEDDNNQEEATHMLPVMQVGNVLERREITSTERFSMGPIRYTEASLVHKLEELGIGRPSTYAPTISTIQQREYVQKGDKKGEERTYTVDTLKGTKVTSRERKEMVGSEKGKLLPTDIGIVVNDFLMANFPDIMDYNFTAKVEQQFDRIAEGKEEWNTMMKVFDKSFEPTVDKVMNARSEHKAGERQLGKEPETGKPVFVKIGRFGPVVQIGSADDTEKPRFSQLPSDKSIETITLEEALELFKLPRTIGEFEGSDVVIGAGRFGPYVMHNKKYVSLPKGTDPMKVTLEEAIQLIGEKREQEQKRHIKAFDEDAKLEVLNGRYGPYIAYDGKNYRMPKALHEKAAELSYAECMEIVNNAPEPKGRKRK